A DNA window from Ostrea edulis chromosome 5, xbOstEdul1.1, whole genome shotgun sequence contains the following coding sequences:
- the LOC125649551 gene encoding armadillo repeat-containing protein 6-like, protein MSHSLIYDEVWWSFRNFFSLQDMAKVITQETYDAVVKENMQEFEMSAEEAVSDAVEQFQSQGVNLLNIIKDPTLYEADGAKKELPVISALNNLSSSLSTDNEEQIINYLAKLKLECDKDLAVRCTAGNNDAYSVLLKTVEKYKNSIGLLKQTLVSLISLTNGQPDLLDNKGKELILELLETYSSNFEVLESVLLFIRNTCIRHEENRQSYVKLGLIAKLASVLKTQHREPSVVMVTCQTLQVLTFDDDVRVPFGQAHEHARMIVTEGNVLKIILDLCKDFTDRTEVMSELFATVSKLVVRDEFCQTVMEMGGIDLILSAFQESITNKDLAKQALSVTKALAGNDKVKEVVVQNGGVQVILSAMTTHQANPKIAELGAATIAAIVLRNPSNCKRVMELNGHQAILQAMKIHSQDANVQKQCCMAIRNLVARTQDFCVLFLELGAESLIQEAQKKHKSCTDETKAALRDLGCEVHFEIRWKGENHRLEQ, encoded by the exons ATGAGTCATAGTTTAATTTATGATGAAGTGTGGTGGTCATTCAGAAACTTTTTCTCTCTGCAGG ATATGGCGAAGGTGATCACACAAGAGACGTACGATGCTGTCGTTAAGGAGAACATGCAGGAGTTTGAGATGAGTGCGGAGGAGGCGGTGTCAGACGCTGTAGAACAGTTCCAATCCCAG GGGGTAAATCTCTTAAACATCATTAAGGACCCCACCTTATATGAAGCTGATGGTGCAAAGAAGGAGCTGCCTGTAATATCTGCTTTAAACAACCTCAGTTCTTCTCTATCAACCGATAACGAAGAGCAAATTATCAATTACCTAGCCAAATTAAAACTAGAATGTGACAAAGATTTAGCTGTTAGATGTACAGCTGGCAACAATGATGCCTACAGTGTTCTTCTGAAAACCGTGGAAAAATACAAGAACAGTATTGGTCTCTTGAAACAGACCCTGGTATCCCTAATTTCATTGACCAATGGACAGCCAGACTTATTGGATAACAAAGGGAAGGAACTCATTTTAGAACTATTAGAAACATATTCATCAAACTTTGAGGTTTTAGAATCAGTTCTACTGTTTATTAGAAACACTTGTATTAGACATGAGGAAAACAGGCAATCCTATGTAAAGTTAGGGTTGATAGCAAAGCTAGCCTCTGTGTTGAAAACTCAGCACAGAGAACCATCCGTCGTCATGGTGACATGTCAGACTCTTCAGGTGTTGACATTTGATGATGATGTCAGAGTTCCATTTGGTCAGGCACATGAACATGCCAGGATGATAGTGACTGAAGGAAATGTGTTGAAAATCATCCTAGATCTGTGTAAAG ATTTCACAGACCGCACAGAAGTGATGAGTGAGCTGTTTGCCACGGTCAGTAAACTTGTGGTCAGGGACGAGTTTTGTCAAACTGTAATGGAAATGGGTGGAATCGACCTCATTCTGTCTGCATTTCAGGAGAGCATCACAAACAAG GACCTAGCCAAACAGGCCCTGAGTGTAACCAAAGCTCTGGCTGGCAATGACAAAGTGAAGGAAGTCGTCGTACAGAACGGCGGAGTTCAGGTCATTCTGTCGGCCATGACAACACACCAGGCCAACCCAAAAATCGCAGAGCTTGGGGCAGCTACCATAGCTGCCATTGTACTGAGAAATCCCAGCAATTGTAAGAGGGTAATGGAATTGAATGGACACCAGGCCATACTGCAAGCCATGAAGATCCACAGTCAGGATGCTAATGTCCAG AAACAGTGCTGTATGGCCATCAGAAACCTTGTCGCCAGAACACAGGATTTCTGTGTCCTGTTTCTGGAGCTTGGTGCAGAGAGTCTGATACAGGAGGCACAGAAGAAGCACAAGTCCTGTACAGATGAAACAAAGGCAGCGCTGAGGGATCTAGGCTGCGaagttcattttgaaataagatGGAAGGGAGAGAATCACAGATTAGAGCAATGA